One window of the Mycobacterium haemophilum DSM 44634 genome contains the following:
- a CDS encoding WXG100 family type VII secretion target, with amino-acid sequence MAEMRTEAAILNQQAAKFDSIASGLGQERTAVDNVGNGFKGSWQGQAATAAAGALQRFDEAINAQINELHGIVENLNRSGANYTKSDEEAQQSLSSKMNF; translated from the coding sequence ATGGCAGAGATGAGGACCGAGGCCGCAATCCTCAACCAGCAGGCCGCGAAGTTCGACAGCATTGCGTCGGGGCTCGGCCAAGAGCGGACCGCCGTTGACAACGTCGGAAATGGCTTCAAGGGCAGCTGGCAGGGCCAGGCCGCCACGGCAGCCGCTGGTGCGCTGCAGCGCTTCGACGAGGCCATCAACGCCCAGATCAACGAGCTGCACGGCATCGTCGAGAACCTGAACCGGTCCGGCGCCAACTACACCAAGTCCGACGAGGAAGCACAGCAGTCGTTGTCCTCGAAGATGAACTTCTGA
- a CDS encoding WXG100 family type VII secretion target, producing MTQAWNFPAMQAAVADLQGSYTRIKGLNDECQEALHTLQSSWQGSGNESYAAVQQRFNQNTENMNNALNDLSQAIGHSAEAMQQTETGVAGMFGG from the coding sequence ATGACACAAGCATGGAACTTCCCGGCCATGCAGGCCGCCGTCGCCGACCTGCAGGGTAGCTACACCAGAATCAAGGGGCTGAACGACGAATGCCAGGAGGCGCTCCACACGCTACAGAGCTCGTGGCAGGGTTCCGGTAACGAGTCCTACGCGGCTGTCCAGCAGCGTTTCAACCAGAACACCGAGAACATGAACAATGCACTCAACGATCTGTCGCAGGCAATCGGTCACTCGGCTGAGGCGATGCAACAGACCGAGACGGGCGTTGCGGGTATGTTCGGCGGGTAG
- a CDS encoding ESX-1 associated ATP-binding protein EpsI N-terminal domain-containing protein, producing the protein MAADYDKLFRPAEGADVPPDEAAEQSFDDAPSYPPPTTPTSSPTPNGEAAPPMPDWSAQLEPEPPAAAPSAAPLEPPLAPPKPPVPPMPIGGSPQSPPGAPEPPRAPMPVSGPPPTPAAPPMPISEPEQYPPAASGHQVPETEPPSAPMPISGPGPAKPAPPMPPMPIGGFQRTPVTSPEPSFAEPVAPPAAPRPPIPPAAVGGPRPAPPKPPPPKPPLPPMPVSRPQQTPQAPPEARRPAAGQHSRRARRGHRYRDETQPANLTSATDPTIPPRPRTAEPRRANLAAPETRPRPAPTQPPARPDGMAGRRAAPPDSTATSTIGVRPGRNTRARKPRKMVAKRGWRRWVHTVTRINLGLSPDERYELDLRARVRRAPRGSYQIGILGLKGGAGKTTVTVTLGSMLARVRNDRILVVDADTGCGNLADRAGRSSDATIADLLADKELTHYNDIRTHTSVNAVNLEVLPAAEYSTAQHALNGEDWNFAAAAVSKFYNVVLADCGVGLFDPVTRGVLSTASGVVIVASASIDAARQAAVALDWLRHNGYQDLLHRACVVINHVMPEEPNIAGKDLVQQFEQQVQPGRVVVLPWDKHIAAGTEIRLDQLDPLYRRRVLELAAALSDDFERAGRH; encoded by the coding sequence ATGGCGGCCGATTACGACAAGCTCTTTCGGCCCGCCGAGGGTGCCGACGTTCCACCAGATGAGGCAGCGGAGCAGTCATTCGATGACGCTCCATCGTATCCGCCGCCCACCACACCAACCAGCTCTCCGACGCCCAATGGTGAGGCTGCGCCCCCAATGCCGGATTGGTCAGCGCAGCTCGAGCCGGAACCCCCGGCTGCTGCGCCGTCTGCCGCCCCACTAGAACCCCCCTTGGCTCCACCCAAACCACCTGTGCCCCCGATGCCCATCGGCGGCTCGCCGCAATCCCCGCCCGGCGCGCCCGAACCTCCGCGGGCCCCGATGCCAGTTAGCGGGCCGCCACCCACGCCAGCGGCACCGCCGATGCCGATCAGCGAGCCTGAGCAATACCCACCCGCGGCATCCGGACATCAGGTACCTGAAACCGAGCCCCCATCAGCCCCGATGCCGATCAGCGGGCCCGGCCCGGCCAAACCTGCACCGCCAATGCCGCCGATGCCCATCGGCGGATTCCAGCGAACGCCGGTCACCTCTCCTGAACCTTCGTTTGCTGAACCCGTAGCACCGCCGGCCGCGCCCAGACCACCAATCCCCCCAGCCGCCGTCGGCGGCCCTCGACCTGCCCCGCCCAAACCACCCCCGCCCAAACCACCTTTGCCCCCGATGCCCGTGAGCAGGCCGCAGCAAACCCCGCAGGCTCCGCCCGAAGCGCGGCGTCCAGCTGCGGGCCAACATTCACGACGCGCTCGCCGGGGCCACCGCTATCGCGACGAAACCCAACCGGCCAACTTGACATCTGCAACCGATCCGACGATCCCGCCGCGCCCGCGGACAGCGGAACCGCGCCGGGCGAACCTGGCCGCGCCGGAGACCCGGCCCAGGCCGGCTCCGACGCAACCTCCTGCCAGACCCGATGGCATGGCCGGTCGCCGTGCCGCGCCGCCCGATTCAACTGCGACATCCACAATCGGCGTGCGGCCGGGACGGAACACCAGGGCCAGGAAGCCGCGCAAAATGGTGGCTAAACGAGGCTGGCGGCGTTGGGTCCACACCGTGACCCGGATAAACCTGGGCCTGTCGCCAGACGAGCGATACGAGCTGGATTTGCGCGCGCGGGTACGTCGGGCTCCCCGCGGTTCGTATCAGATCGGGATCTTGGGCCTCAAAGGCGGAGCCGGTAAGACGACCGTAACGGTCACCTTGGGCTCGATGTTGGCTCGGGTGCGTAATGACCGGATCCTGGTGGTTGACGCGGATACCGGCTGCGGAAACCTCGCCGACCGGGCGGGCCGTTCCTCGGATGCAACCATCGCCGATCTACTGGCAGACAAAGAGCTGACGCATTACAACGATATCCGCACACACACCAGCGTGAACGCGGTCAATCTTGAAGTCCTCCCCGCAGCGGAATACAGCACCGCCCAACACGCGCTGAACGGAGAGGACTGGAATTTCGCTGCCGCGGCAGTATCGAAGTTCTACAACGTTGTGTTGGCCGACTGCGGGGTCGGTTTGTTCGACCCGGTCACCCGCGGTGTGCTCTCGACAGCGTCCGGGGTGGTGATCGTCGCCAGCGCGTCGATTGACGCCGCGCGGCAAGCTGCGGTCGCTTTGGACTGGTTACGTCATAACGGCTACCAAGACCTACTGCATCGCGCTTGTGTGGTGATCAACCACGTCATGCCGGAAGAGCCCAACATCGCGGGCAAAGATTTAGTGCAACAATTCGAACAACAAGTTCAACCCGGCCGGGTTGTGGTACTGCCCTGGGACAAGCACATCGCGGCCGGAACCGAAATTCGGCTCGACCAGCTCGACCCCCTTTACCGGCGTCGGGTTCTCGAGCTGGCCGCAGCACTATCCGACGATTTTGAGAGGGCTGGACGCCATTGA
- the eccD gene encoding type VII secretion integral membrane protein EccD, whose amino-acid sequence MSAPAVTASPTTAGVTPARPSATRVTILTGKRMTDLVLPSAVPIEAYIDDTVAVLSDLLEDAPADVLAGFDFSAQGVWTFARPGSPPLKLDQSLDDAGVVDGSLLTLVSVSRTERYRPLVEDVIDAIAVLNESPEFNRKAVDRFIGVAIPVLSIPITAVAVWAWWVTGRSPFWSLVIGILGIVALTGSIVASKVYKNLDLSESLLLTSYPLIASAAALATPLPSGVNSLGPPQLAAAAAAVLFLTLLTRGGARRHSDYASFVVITTIAIVGAAVACGFGYQRWVPAGAIAFGLFIVTNAAKLTVAVARIALPPIPVPGETVDNEELLDPVVTPHEATNEETPTWQAIIASVPDSAARLTERSTLAKLLLIGYVISGTLILCAGAIAVVVRGHFFAHSLVVASLLTVVCAFRSRLYAERWCAWALLAAAVVIPTGLTIRLCVWYPQIAWLLLTSYLAAAVIALVVFGATVRVRRVSPVTKRIMELIDGAVVASIIPLLLWIAGVYDMVRNLRF is encoded by the coding sequence TTGAGTGCGCCTGCTGTAACTGCGAGCCCGACCACTGCCGGGGTCACTCCGGCGCGACCGTCCGCCACCCGAGTGACGATTCTTACTGGCAAACGGATGACCGACTTGGTGCTGCCCTCGGCGGTGCCGATCGAGGCCTACATCGATGACACCGTCGCGGTGCTATCCGATTTACTTGAAGACGCACCGGCGGATGTCCTGGCGGGCTTCGACTTTTCCGCCCAGGGCGTGTGGACGTTTGCCCGGCCCGGTTCGCCGCCACTGAAGCTGGACCAGTCGCTCGACGATGCTGGGGTTGTCGACGGGTCGCTGTTGACCCTGGTGTCGGTGAGTCGCACCGAACGGTATCGGCCGCTGGTCGAAGACGTCATCGACGCGATCGCGGTGCTCAACGAATCGCCAGAGTTCAACCGCAAGGCGGTGGACCGTTTCATCGGGGTGGCAATCCCCGTTTTGAGCATTCCGATCACTGCCGTCGCGGTGTGGGCATGGTGGGTAACCGGGCGCAGCCCGTTCTGGTCGCTGGTGATCGGCATCCTGGGCATCGTCGCGCTGACGGGCAGCATCGTCGCAAGCAAGGTTTACAAAAATCTGGATCTTTCCGAGAGCCTGCTGCTGACGTCGTACCCGCTGATCGCCAGCGCCGCGGCGTTGGCCACCCCGCTACCAAGTGGGGTCAACTCGTTGGGGCCACCGCAGCTTGCCGCCGCAGCGGCAGCTGTTCTGTTTTTGACCCTGCTGACCCGGGGTGGCGCTCGGCGGCATTCTGACTACGCCTCGTTTGTCGTGATCACCACGATCGCGATCGTCGGGGCCGCCGTTGCGTGCGGCTTTGGCTACCAGCGCTGGGTGCCGGCCGGCGCGATTGCCTTCGGGCTGTTCATCGTGACGAATGCGGCCAAGCTGACCGTCGCCGTCGCCCGGATCGCCCTGCCGCCGATACCCGTTCCCGGCGAGACCGTCGACAACGAAGAATTGCTTGATCCCGTCGTCACTCCGCATGAGGCTACTAACGAGGAGACGCCGACCTGGCAGGCCATCATCGCGTCGGTGCCGGACTCCGCGGCACGGCTCACCGAGCGCAGCACCCTGGCCAAGCTGCTGCTGATCGGTTACGTCATATCCGGCACTCTAATTTTGTGTGCCGGTGCTATCGCGGTGGTCGTGCGCGGACACTTCTTCGCGCACAGCTTGGTGGTGGCGTCTCTGCTGACGGTGGTGTGTGCGTTTCGGTCGCGGCTCTACGCGGAGCGGTGGTGCGCGTGGGCGTTGCTGGCAGCCGCCGTCGTCATTCCGACGGGGTTGACCATCAGGCTGTGCGTCTGGTACCCGCAGATTGCCTGGCTGTTGCTGACCAGCTACCTGGCGGCAGCCGTTATTGCGCTGGTGGTATTTGGGGCGACGGTCAGGGTTCGTCGTGTTTCACCGGTGACGAAGCGGATTATGGAATTGATCGACGGCGCGGTGGTCGCATCCATCATTCCGTTGCTGCTGTGGATCGCCGGCGTTTACGACATGGTCCGCAACCTGCGCTTTTAG
- a CDS encoding secretion protein EspK, with translation MGISKPTGEYAEQMLNPGGWPDANEDIFYDRAQEFNQVLWKVTDVLETTRYQKGLVFDTGVWLGGAANAASGALGANINQLMTLQDYLATAITWHRHIAGLIAQAKSAIGNNVDGAHRDIIVLENDAEMDADERAAAINELVNSTHVANVSVVSDAAEQVLASKNWKPPNDALKDLLDQKSPPPPDIPTLVVETPGTGPNIPRPTPAPFIPMPVPPVIPSKPGIPVTPTPVRPVTPTPVTPGTPGRPVTPVVPGVPTPGKPVTPVHPVTPGKPVTPVHPVTPGKPTTPVHPVTPGKPVTPVHPVTPGTPVTPGHPVTPTPAPVTPSQPQPVTPAPQPAPVAPPHSAPITPSPAPAPQPAPDAPASPNQPLTPADPGKPSPTTPDVPGHDAPHVKPAAATTTDAPAPGRHVDHQLQPGARVDDTSTGVAPAAAGGVGVPAARSAPAPSMGGGGSKPGGGLSAGPATASGATPRGGVGRAPLGSVKPTAAAPSTEHASTRLAGHVASTHDTRDTEPPDVAAAVSVPVSAARAARDAATAATRRSAKSDPLALARRIAAALNASDSPGLGDFGFFWITAVTTDGKIVVANSYGLAYIPDGVELPKAVHMASADDAVPAEERARSATYPIMAVQGWATHHATKLRAVIGTKEQLANSDPGAAKIVLEPDDIPESGQMVGRSRLEVVDPEAAARLADTSDVRLIDLLPPAPADANPPEDGRTMMWFDLMKFMTSTAGGREVAHLRAFHTYAAHARDIALHQAYNAADAQALRPAVADWLYWQYVAGLLDSAMSDAS, from the coding sequence ATGGGTATTTCGAAGCCGACGGGTGAGTATGCCGAGCAGATGCTCAATCCGGGCGGGTGGCCAGACGCCAATGAGGACATCTTCTATGACCGCGCACAAGAGTTCAACCAGGTTTTGTGGAAGGTCACCGATGTTTTGGAGACAACCCGGTACCAGAAGGGCCTAGTCTTCGACACTGGTGTTTGGTTGGGCGGTGCCGCCAATGCCGCCAGCGGCGCGCTCGGCGCGAATATCAATCAATTGATGACGCTGCAGGATTATCTCGCAACGGCGATTACCTGGCACCGGCATATCGCCGGGTTAATTGCGCAAGCTAAGTCGGCTATCGGCAACAATGTCGACGGGGCTCATAGGGACATCATCGTCCTAGAGAATGACGCTGAGATGGACGCCGACGAGCGCGCCGCCGCAATTAATGAATTGGTCAACTCGACACACGTGGCCAATGTCAGCGTGGTCTCCGACGCCGCTGAGCAGGTCCTGGCGTCTAAGAACTGGAAGCCGCCGAACGATGCCTTGAAAGACCTGCTCGACCAGAAATCGCCACCCCCTCCAGACATACCGACGCTGGTGGTCGAGACCCCGGGCACCGGGCCGAACATCCCGAGACCAACCCCGGCACCTTTCATTCCAATGCCGGTTCCGCCGGTTATCCCGAGCAAGCCCGGTATTCCGGTCACACCAACCCCGGTCCGACCCGTGACACCCACGCCGGTCACTCCAGGAACGCCGGGGAGACCGGTCACCCCGGTGGTGCCCGGCGTACCGACGCCGGGGAAGCCGGTCACACCGGTGCATCCGGTTACGCCGGGGAAGCCGGTCACACCGGTGCATCCGGTTACGCCGGGGAAGCCGACTACACCGGTGCATCCGGTTACGCCGGGGAAGCCGGTTACGCCGGTGCATCCGGTTACGCCGGGGACGCCGGTTACGCCGGGGCATCCGGTTACGCCGACGCCGGCCCCTGTTACACCGTCGCAGCCGCAGCCTGTCACACCCGCGCCGCAGCCAGCTCCCGTGGCACCGCCGCACTCGGCGCCCATCACGCCATCTCCGGCACCTGCGCCCCAGCCAGCCCCAGACGCACCTGCTTCGCCTAATCAGCCCTTAACGCCGGCGGATCCTGGAAAACCCAGTCCCACGACGCCGGACGTCCCGGGGCACGACGCTCCTCATGTGAAACCGGCGGCAGCGACAACGACCGATGCGCCAGCACCGGGTAGGCATGTCGATCATCAACTGCAGCCCGGGGCGCGAGTAGACGACACATCAACTGGAGTGGCGCCCGCCGCAGCCGGTGGCGTAGGTGTACCCGCCGCGCGGTCGGCACCTGCCCCGTCGATGGGTGGTGGTGGCTCGAAACCGGGCGGAGGCTTGAGCGCGGGTCCGGCCACGGCATCGGGCGCGACCCCGCGTGGTGGGGTTGGCCGGGCGCCGTTGGGATCGGTCAAGCCAACGGCAGCGGCGCCGAGCACCGAACACGCATCGACACGTCTCGCTGGTCATGTGGCGTCGACGCACGACACGCGTGACACTGAGCCACCCGATGTGGCGGCGGCGGTGTCGGTCCCGGTTTCGGCGGCGCGGGCCGCGCGCGACGCCGCGACTGCAGCTACCCGCCGCAGCGCGAAGTCTGATCCGTTGGCGTTGGCGCGACGCATAGCGGCTGCGCTAAACGCGTCCGACAGCCCTGGTCTGGGCGACTTCGGATTCTTCTGGATAACCGCGGTGACCACCGACGGAAAGATCGTGGTGGCCAACAGCTACGGGCTGGCCTATATTCCCGACGGGGTGGAGTTACCGAAAGCAGTGCATATGGCTAGCGCTGATGATGCGGTCCCTGCCGAAGAGCGGGCTCGCTCTGCTACCTACCCGATCATGGCCGTCCAGGGCTGGGCGACCCATCACGCAACCAAGCTGCGGGCGGTAATCGGTACCAAGGAGCAGTTGGCCAACTCCGATCCCGGCGCAGCCAAGATTGTGCTGGAGCCGGATGACATCCCCGAGAGCGGCCAGATGGTCGGTCGGTCTCGGCTGGAAGTGGTGGATCCTGAGGCGGCGGCTCGGCTGGCAGATACCAGCGATGTGCGTTTGATTGATCTGTTGCCCCCGGCTCCGGCTGATGCCAATCCGCCAGAAGATGGGCGGACCATGATGTGGTTCGACCTGATGAAGTTCATGACCAGCACCGCCGGCGGCCGCGAGGTCGCACACCTGCGGGCGTTCCACACCTATGCTGCCCACGCCAGAGATATCGCACTGCACCAGGCGTACAATGCGGCCGACGCGCAAGCCCTGCGTCCGGCCGTGGCCGACTGGCTGTATTGGCAATACGTCGCTGGGCTACTTGACAGCGCCATGTCGGACGCGTCCTAG
- a CDS encoding YbaB/EbfC family nucleoid-associated protein, whose protein sequence is MDLDPAQARTLALLGQFQSALDGQFNRMNDGVFKASDQEKTVEVTINGYQWLTGIRIESGALRELGHEVVAARINEALQNAQGAATAYNEVAGEQLAARLSALSRAISEPPPA, encoded by the coding sequence ATGGATTTGGATCCAGCGCAAGCTCGGACACTGGCTCTGCTGGGGCAATTTCAGTCGGCCCTGGACGGGCAGTTCAACCGAATGAACGACGGAGTTTTCAAGGCTTCGGACCAAGAAAAGACCGTCGAAGTAACGATCAATGGGTATCAGTGGCTCACCGGCATCCGTATCGAAAGCGGCGCTTTGCGGGAGCTGGGCCACGAGGTGGTTGCCGCTCGAATCAACGAGGCCTTGCAGAACGCGCAGGGCGCGGCAACCGCTTACAACGAAGTCGCGGGGGAGCAGCTCGCCGCGAGGTTGTCCGCCCTTTCCCGCGCGATCAGCGAACCGCCGCCGGCTTAG
- a CDS encoding PPE domain-containing protein → MTQPQTMTVEQTEILARAAEVESAMTAAPTDVVADACALQVAVNAAQQLNLNADNMRTYLAAGYQEWKKLAQSMRNAAKAYGEVDEESAQVMNNDGQGSVSAHSAGTGSDGAAALGDTPTVQSGEPNFTDLKTAATQIGQPDQGASAKNFRDAWVSYNLKLQEMKKRFRPFQDWTGDAAAAVTASMEQQSEWLDRMAQTSVAMAKQGGFVADSQRTAYTNHPKLYDVQALEAKYNSTTDENTRRQLMQTYATYQQKSDDVLSQYNSNCILEAVQPPKPAAAVKIDPPPDPSQQGLIPGFVMSGLQNGAGGGLTPPMMPPMGGSSGGAPAATGAELTSAVQEAAHAPAAAGAGMKPMSLGGGGIGGASAAPLAPAIDAESVRPAATTDIAGAGRGAGPAGGAMGGGGMGMPMGAHGAGHGSAKTKGTQQDDEALYTEDRAWTEAVIGNRRRQDSKESK, encoded by the coding sequence ATGACACAACCGCAGACGATGACGGTGGAGCAGACCGAGATCCTGGCCAGAGCCGCCGAGGTGGAGTCAGCGATGACGGCAGCACCAACCGACGTAGTTGCCGACGCGTGCGCTCTTCAGGTCGCAGTCAACGCGGCCCAACAACTCAATTTGAACGCCGACAACATGCGGACCTACCTTGCGGCGGGCTATCAGGAGTGGAAGAAGCTGGCGCAGTCCATGCGGAACGCGGCCAAGGCCTATGGGGAGGTTGATGAGGAGTCGGCGCAGGTCATGAACAACGACGGCCAAGGTTCCGTGTCGGCCCATTCGGCCGGGACGGGGAGTGACGGCGCGGCCGCGTTAGGTGACACTCCGACCGTGCAATCAGGCGAACCCAACTTCACCGATCTCAAAACGGCCGCCACCCAAATCGGACAACCTGACCAGGGGGCATCAGCCAAAAACTTTAGGGATGCATGGGTTAGTTACAACCTAAAGTTGCAGGAAATGAAAAAGCGTTTCCGGCCCTTCCAGGATTGGACGGGCGACGCGGCGGCCGCGGTTACGGCTTCAATGGAACAACAAAGCGAGTGGCTAGACCGGATGGCGCAAACCAGCGTCGCGATGGCTAAGCAGGGCGGCTTCGTGGCGGATTCGCAGCGCACGGCCTATACAAACCACCCCAAACTGTATGACGTCCAGGCGCTCGAAGCGAAATACAACTCGACCACCGACGAGAACACCAGACGGCAACTCATGCAGACCTATGCGACGTATCAGCAAAAGTCTGATGACGTCCTGTCCCAGTACAACAGCAACTGCATTCTCGAGGCAGTGCAGCCACCGAAACCGGCCGCCGCGGTCAAAATCGACCCGCCGCCGGACCCGAGTCAACAGGGTCTGATACCCGGCTTCGTGATGAGCGGTTTGCAGAATGGCGCTGGCGGGGGCCTCACGCCGCCCATGATGCCCCCCATGGGCGGGTCCAGTGGCGGCGCGCCGGCTGCCACGGGCGCGGAGCTGACCAGTGCCGTGCAGGAAGCGGCGCATGCGCCGGCGGCAGCGGGTGCCGGGATGAAGCCGATGTCGCTCGGCGGCGGGGGAATCGGAGGCGCGTCGGCGGCGCCGCTGGCGCCCGCGATCGACGCCGAATCTGTGCGGCCCGCTGCGACGACCGACATCGCAGGGGCGGGTCGTGGCGCCGGCCCCGCCGGCGGTGCGATGGGCGGCGGTGGCATGGGAATGCCGATGGGCGCTCATGGTGCGGGACACGGAAGTGCCAAAACCAAGGGCACTCAGCAAGACGACGAAGCGCTTTACACCGAGGATCGGGCGTGGACTGAGGCCGTCATCGGTAATCGCCGCCGCCAAGACAGCAAGGAGTCAAAGTAA
- the eccE gene encoding type VII secretion protein EccE translates to MRNPIRLRFSTGRALLVAALAPPCIMLSAHTQYWWHSIALVSLVVILTLVQFSGRRLSGWLMALYLFFRRRRKPLDTPSEPVVGATVKPADHVAVRWQDGFLVSVVELIPRPFTPTVIVDGEAQTDDVLETRLLEHLLSVHCPDLEAVVVSAGYRVGHTASPDVVNLYQQVIGADPAPAHRRTWIMLRADPVRTRKSAQRRDAGVAGLARYLVAATTRIADQLASHGVDAVCGRSFDDVDHATDVGFVREKWSMIRGRDAYSVAYTAPAGPDAWWSARADHTITRVRVAPGKTPQATVVLTTLGKPKTPRGFYRLLGGQQPALLGRLFVAYQHCQLPIGSAGVLVGETVNRCPVYMPFDDVDVSISLGDAQTFTQFAVRAAAAGGIVTLGQQFEKFAGLIGGHTGSVAKVAWPNATTYLGPHPGSEPVLLKHDIIGTPRHRELPIRRISPPEESHYQMALPK, encoded by the coding sequence ATGAGGAATCCAATACGGCTACGTTTCAGCACGGGGCGTGCACTGCTCGTTGCGGCGTTGGCCCCGCCCTGCATTATGTTGTCCGCCCACACCCAATACTGGTGGCACAGCATTGCGCTGGTGTCGCTGGTCGTCATCCTGACCCTGGTCCAATTTTCCGGACGCCGGCTAAGCGGCTGGCTGATGGCGCTCTATTTATTTTTCCGGCGTCGTCGTAAGCCGCTGGACACCCCGTCGGAGCCGGTGGTCGGTGCCACCGTGAAACCGGCAGATCACGTTGCTGTGCGCTGGCAAGACGGGTTTCTGGTCTCGGTCGTCGAACTGATTCCCAGACCATTTACCCCGACGGTCATCGTCGATGGGGAAGCGCAGACCGACGACGTGCTGGAGACCCGGCTGTTGGAGCACCTGCTGTCGGTGCACTGTCCGGACTTGGAGGCCGTTGTCGTGTCGGCGGGTTACCGTGTCGGCCACACCGCGTCACCAGACGTCGTGAACCTGTACCAGCAGGTGATCGGTGCCGACCCGGCGCCCGCGCATCGCCGGACCTGGATCATGCTGCGGGCCGACCCGGTGCGCACCCGAAAGTCTGCGCAGCGGCGTGACGCCGGCGTCGCGGGGCTGGCCCGGTATCTGGTCGCGGCCACGACGCGTATCGCAGATCAGTTGGCGAGCCATGGCGTGGACGCGGTCTGTGGACGCAGCTTCGACGACGTCGACCACGCTACCGACGTAGGCTTCGTGCGGGAGAAGTGGTCGATGATCCGGGGGCGAGACGCCTATAGCGTCGCCTACACCGCGCCCGCTGGTCCGGATGCGTGGTGGTCGGCGCGGGCCGACCACACGATCACCAGGGTCCGGGTGGCTCCCGGGAAGACACCGCAGGCCACAGTGGTGCTGACGACGCTCGGGAAACCAAAAACGCCACGCGGGTTTTATCGCCTGCTCGGTGGCCAGCAGCCGGCATTGCTAGGCCGGCTCTTCGTCGCCTACCAGCATTGCCAGCTGCCCATCGGATCAGCGGGTGTACTCGTCGGCGAGACGGTGAACCGATGCCCGGTCTACATGCCGTTCGACGACGTCGACGTGAGCATCAGCTTGGGTGACGCCCAGACGTTCACGCAGTTCGCGGTGCGGGCAGCGGCCGCAGGGGGCATCGTCACACTCGGACAGCAATTCGAGAAATTCGCCGGGCTGATCGGCGGACACACCGGGTCGGTGGCGAAGGTGGCGTGGCCGAATGCGACGACCTACCTCGGCCCCCACCCCGGCAGCGAGCCGGTGCTACTTAAGCACGACATCATCGGCACTCCGCGGCATCGCGAGTTGCCGATCCGCCGGATTTCCCCACCCGAGGAAAGCCACTACCAGATGGCGCTACCGAAGTAG